One genomic segment of Balaenoptera musculus isolate JJ_BM4_2016_0621 chromosome 11, mBalMus1.pri.v3, whole genome shotgun sequence includes these proteins:
- the NKAPL gene encoding LOW QUALITY PROTEIN: NKAP-like protein (The sequence of the model RefSeq protein was modified relative to this genomic sequence to represent the inferred CDS: inserted 4 bases in 2 codons; substituted 1 base at 1 genomic stop codon): protein MAPVYRSRYPEDTPGSRRRRRSSSGSLPSAQARPSPWGSRSHSHSHSRGREGLRPQWGGSGFGAPCTFSRSGSREWPTGLRNYAFSSSSVYYGGYRYHHHHYAGDSQWAEDYEKEKEESYRQGRLKXRERTGESGAPEVWGLSPEFPEPDSGEHTPVEDEEVKTKKSSSSQSSSKEKRKKKTSHSKNKKRKKQSKGKHRKYSDNSDSNSNYNTSSDDDEKRATKAKKKEKKKKHRAKKPKKKTKKTKKESSDKSCKDSEGELPEDIWIEQSKIADNMALIGPEAPIIHTSQDEKPLNYGHALLPGEGAAMAEYVKAGKRIPRRGEIGLRSEEIASFECLGYVMSGSRHRRMEAVRLRKENQIYSADEKRALASFNQEERRKREXKILVSFREMVYXKTKGKDDK from the exons ATGGCTCCAGTGTACCGGTCGCGCTACCCCGAGGACACCCCAGGCTCTAGGAGACGGCGACGCAGCTCGTCGGGGAGCCTGCCTTCCGCGCAGGCCAGACCATCCCCGTGGGGCAGCCGTTCCCACTCCCACTCGCACTCCCGCGGCCGCGAGGGCCTCAGGCCTCAGTGGGGTGGGTCGGGCTTCGGCGCTCCTTGTACCTTTAGCCGCTCTGGATCTCGAGAGTGGCCCACCGGGCTCCGCAACTACGCTTTCTCGTCCTCTTCTGTCTACTATGGCGGATAccgctaccatcaccaccactatgCGGGCGACAGTCAGTGGGCGGAAGACtatgagaaggagaaggaggagagctATCGCCAGGGGAggctgaa gagagaaaggactggGGAGTCGGGAGCACCTGAGGTGTGGGGGCTGTCTCCAGAGTTTCCTGAGCCAGATTCTGGTGAACACACCCCGGTTGAGGATGAAGAGGTAAAGACTAAGAAGAGCAGCAGTTCACAATCCAGctccaaagaaaaaaggaaaaagaagaccagtcattcaaaaaataagaaaagaaagaaacagtccaaaggaaaacacaggaaatatTCTGATAATAGTGACAGTAATTCAAACTACAACACTAGCTCTGATGATGATGAAAAGAGAGCAACAAaagccaagaagaaagagaagaaaaagaaacacagagctaaaaaacccaagaaaaagaCGAAGAAGACTAAAAAAGAATCCAGTGACAAAAGCTGTAAGGATTCAGAAGGGGAGTTGCCAGAAGATATCTGGATTGAGCAGTCAAAGATTGCAGATAACATGGCTCTAATAGGTCCAGAGGCACCTATAATACACACCTCTCAAGATGAGAAACCTTTGAACTACGGCCATGCTCTGCTTCCAGGTGAAGGTGCAGCTATGGCTGAGTATGTAAAAGCTGGAAAGCGTATCCCACGAAGAGGTGAAATTGGGCTGAGAAGTGAAGAGATTGCTTCTTTTGAATGCTTAGGTTATGTTATGAGTGGTAGCAGGCATCGCAGAATGGAAGCTGTGCGACTGCGTAAAGAGAACCAGATCTATAGTGCTGATGAGAAGAGAGCCCTTGCATCCTTTAACCAAGAAGAGAGACGGAAGAGAGA TAAGATTCTAGTTAGTTTCAGAGAGATGGTGTACTGAAAGACAAAAGGGAAAGATGACAAATAA
- the LOC118903526 gene encoding protein BEX3-like — protein sequence MRKLSDKSRMSRMQLLYNRQVQENEEIEQPVQNGEVDRPLGGGEGHQPAGNNRQGQARRLAPNFRWAIPKRQVSDGMGGDGDDMEMFMEEMREIRRKLRELQLRNCLHILMGELSNHHDHHDEFCLMP from the exons ATGAGGAAACTTTCAGATAAATCCAGAATGTCCAGAATGCAGCTTCTCTACAACAGGCAG GTCCAGGAAAACGAAGAAATAGAGCAGCCTGTGCAGAATGGAGAGGTAGACCGCCCTTTGGGAGGGGGCGAAGGCCACCAGCCAGCAGGAAATAATAGACAGGGACAGGCTCGCCGACTTGCCCCTAATTTCCGATGGGCCATACCCAAGAGGCAGGTCAGCGATGGGATGGGTGGAGATGGAGATGATATGGAAATGTTCATGGAGGAGATGAGAGAAATCAGGAGAAAACTTAGGGAGCTGCAGTTGAGGAACTGTCTGCATATCCTTATGGGGGAGCTCTCTAATCACCATGACCATCATGATGAATTCTGCCTTATGCCTTGA
- the ZSCAN26 gene encoding zinc finger and SCAN domain-containing protein 26 — protein MATALVTTPSPAPLNLKKEGLHLVKEGHHCTREQGVKLQGNGAGLGQEPLCKQFRQLRYEETTGPREALSRLRELCRQWLQPEAHTKEQILELLVLEQFLTILPEELQARVREHHPESGEDVVVVLEHLQPELGGTEQQVDPNQAKKQKMLVEETALLKAVPKQQVQPEGAIPKPKRQKGEETRTENGKLVVDTDSCGGVESSGKISEPKEAHYEDSNLDRQQAKAKEKTDYKCSECGKGFIQHSDLIKHEGSHTGEKLCESEVCQSSSLTGHQKIHSREKGHQCHECGKTFQRSSHLVRHQKIHLGEKPYQCKECGKVFSQNAGLLEHLRIHTGEKPYLCIHCGKNFRRSSHLNRHQRIHSQEEPCECKECGKTFSQALLLTHHQRIHSHSKSHQCNECGKAFSLTSDLIRHHRIHTGEKPFKCTVCQKAFRLNSHLTQHVRIHNEEKPYECNECGEAFRQRSGLFQHQRYHHKDKLA, from the exons ATGGCGACAGCATTGGTAACCACTCCTTCCCCGGCTCCTCTGAATCTGAAGAAGGAGGGACTTCACTTAGTGAAGGAGGGTCACCACTGTACTCGGGAACAGGGGGTCAAGCTGCAAGGAAACGGCGCAGGCCTCGGGCAGGAGCCATTGTGCAAACAGTTCAGGCAGTTGCGCTATGAAGAGACCACAGGACCTCGAGAAGCACTGAGCCGGCTCCGGGAACTTTGCCGACAGTGGCTGCAGCCCGAGGCCCACACCAAGGAGCAGATCCTGGAGCTGCTGGTGCTGGAGCAGTTCCTGACCATCCTGCCTGAGGAGTTGCAGGCCCGGGTGCGGGAGCATCACCCAGAGAGTGGGGAAGATGTGGTTGTTGTACTGGAGCATTTGCAGCCAGAACTGGGAGGAACAGAACAACAGGTG GACCCAAACcaggcaaagaaacagaagatgctTGTGGAGGAGACGGCCCTTCTGAAAGCAGTGCCGAAGCAGCAGGTCCAGCCTGAGGGTGCAATTCCCAAGCCCAAGAGACAGAAGG GTGAGGAGACAAGGACTGAGAATGGGAAGCTGGTTGTAGACACAGACTCCTGTGGAGGAGTGGAATCATCTGGGAAAATATCTGAACCCAAAGAGGCTCATTATGAGGACTCTAACTTGGATAGGCAGCAGGCCAAGGCCAAGGAGAAGACTGACTATAAATGCTCAGAATGTGGGAAGGGGTTCATCCAGCACTCAGACCTGATTAAGCATGAAGGTTCACACACGGGAGAAAAGCTCTGTGAATCTGAAGTGTGTCAGAGTTCTAGTCTTACTGGACATCAGAAAATCCACTCTAGAGAGAAAGGTCATCAGTGTCATGAGTGTGGGAAAACCTTTCAGAGAAGTTCACACCTTGTCAGACATCAGAAAATCCATCTTGGCGAGAAGCCTTATCAGTGCAAGGAGTGTGGAAAAGTCTTTAGCCAGAATGCAGGCCTTTTGGAACATCTCAGAatccatactggagagaaaccttacctGTGTATCCACTGTGGAAAGAACTTTCGGCGCAGCTCTCACCTTAATCGACACCAGAGAATTCACAGTCAGGAGGAGCCCTGTGAGTGCAAGGAGTGTGGGAAAACCTTTAGTCAGGCCCTGCTCCTCACCCACCATCAGAGAATCCACAGCCACTCCAAAAGCCATCAGTGTAAcgagtgtgggaaagccttcagtttGACCTCAGACCTTATTCGACACCACAGgattcacactggagaaaaacctTTCAAGTGTACAGTATGCCAGAAAGCCTTCCGACTAAACTCACACCTTACTCAGCACGTGAGAATCCACAACGAGGAGAAACCGTACGAGTGTAATGAATGTGGAGAAGCCTTCAGGCAGAGGTCAGGTCTTTTTCAACATCAGAGATATCACCACAAAGACAAACTGGCTTGA
- the PGBD1 gene encoding piggyBac transposable element-derived protein 1 has protein sequence MDEASPGPAPENGDSLVKVKEEDPTWEQMCSSQESSSHTLELCRLRFRRFCYQEVTGPREALAQLQELCHQWLRPETHTKERILELLVLEQFLTILPEELQAWVQAYPLESGEDAVTVLENLEKDTGDSGQQVSVYTQGQDMHLPVTEYQGTSLECQRPQLLPGVTTLKCEPPEPRQEVAQEVSGPAPQGPAPPQEENPRDQAAVPGSNSARSQTSVKTEEAAAQALVPEEWPHLSLAQRNIYGNSAQEKVTNISLMAEEVVTKDGLFNTKQETSEEMERGAEVSGIPNRDCVPQAPCSTPVPAERTVAHWNTLKDRHPADMWTRMHISSLEYAAGDITRKGRKKDKARVSELLQGLTFSGDSDVEEDDEPETQPAPKRPKVSSVPEKHWTKRDIKPNFPSWSALDSGLLNLKSEKLNPVELFELFFDDETVNLIVSETNNYASQKNVNLEVTVQEMRCVLGVLLLSGLVRRPRRGMYWEMSDADQNLVRDAIRRDRFELIFSYLHFADNSHLDQNDKFTKLRPLIKQMNKNFLLYAPLEEYYCFDKTMCECFDSDQFLNGKPIRIGYKVWCGTTTQGYLVWFEPYQEESTMMAGKDLDLGLGGNLVMNFADVLLERGQYPYHLCFDSFFTSVKLMSALKKKGVRATGTIRENRTEKCPLMSAEHTKKMKKGYFDFRVEENDEIILCRWHGDGIISLCSNAVGIEPVNEICCFADDKEIPQISQPSIVKLYDECREGVAKMEQIISKYRVRIRGKKWYSVLVSYMIDVAMSNAWHLHRACNPGASLELGDFRRDVAHFYLAHNANMSD, from the exons atggatgaagcttcgCCAGGCCCTGCTCCTGAGAATGGAGACAGCCTTGTGAAAGTGAaggaggaagatcccacatgggaGCAGATGTGCAGCTCACAGGAGAGCAGCTCCCACACTCTGGAGCTTTGCCGCCTGCGCTTCCGGCGGTTCTGCTACCAGGAGGTAACCGGGCCCCGGGAGGCTCTGGCCCAGCTCCAAGAACTTTGCCATCAATGGCTGCGGCCGGAGACCCACACCAAGGAGCGGATCCTGGAGCTGCTGGTGCTGGAGCAGTTCCTGACCATCCTGCCTGAGGAGCTCCAGGCCTGGGTGCAGGCGTATCCTCTGGAGAGCGGGGAGGATGCAGTGACAGTGCTGGAGAATCTAGAGAAAGACACAGGAGACTCAGGACAGCAG GTTTCTGTCTACACTCAGGGACAGGACATGCACCTACCGGTGACAGAATATCAAGGAACCTCTTTGGAGTGTCAGAGGCCCCAGCTACTGCCTGGGGTAACCACCTTGAAGTGTGAGCCCCCAGAGCCCCGACAAGAGGTCGCCCAAGAAGTGAGTG GGCCCGCTCCCCAGggaccagcccctccccaggaagAGAATCCCAGAGACCAGGCAGCAGTACCGGGGTCTAACTCAGCGAGGTCCCAG acATCAGTGAAGACTGAGGAAGCAGCAGCCCAAGCCCTTGTCCCAGAGGAGTGGCCACATCTGAGTCTGGCCCAGAGGAACATCTATGGAAACTCGGCTCAGGAGAAGGTTACAAACATCAGTCTGATGG CTGAAGAAGTTGTAACTAAAGATGGATTGTTTAACACAAAGCAAGAAACTTCTGAAGAAATGGAACGAGGTGCTGAGGTCTCAGGAATACCCAACAG agaTTGTGTACCCCAGGCCCCTTGTAGTACCCCTGTTCCTGCTGAAAGGACAGTTGCACATTGGAACACTCTGAAGGACCGTCACCCTGCTGACATGTGGACTCGGATGCACATCTCATCCCTGGAATACGCTGCAGGAGACATTACccgaaaagggagaaaaaaagacaaagctcGAGTGAGTGAACTGCTCCAAGGACTCACATTTTCTGGTGATTCAGATGTGGAAGAGGATGACGAGCCTGAGACTCAGCCTGCTCCAAAAAGACCAAAGGTGTCAAGCGTCCCAGAGAAGCACTGGACCAAAAGAGACATTAAACCCAACTTTCCAAGCTGGTCAGCACTGGATTCTGGACTTTTGAATCTCAAGAGTGAAAAGTTGAACCCAGTGGAGctctttgagttattttttgatgatgaaacAGTCAACTTGATTGTCAGTGAAACCAATAATTATGCTTCTCAGAAAAATGTCAACTTGGAAGTCACAGTTCAGGAAATGAGGTGTGTGCTTGGTGTCCTGCTTTTGAGTGGCCTTGTGAGGCGTCCCAGAAGGGGAATGTATTGGGAAATGTCTGATGCCGATCAGAACCTGGTTAGAGATGCAATCAGAAGGGACAGATTTGAATTGATTTTCTCATACCTGCATTTTGCAGATAATAGCCACCTAGATCAAAATGATAAGTTTACAAAATTGAGGCCTCTcataaagcaaatgaataaaaattttctcctgtATGCTCCCCTCGAAGAATACTATTGTTTTGATAAGACAATGTGTGAGTGCTTTGATAGTGACCAATTCCTGAATGGGAAACCTATTAGAATTGGCTATAAAGTCTGGTGTGGTACAACCACACAGGGTTATCTGGTTTGGTTTGAGCCCTATCAAGAAGAGTCAACTATGATGGCAGGTAAAGATCTTGATCTTGGTTTAGGTGGAAATCTAGTGATGAATTTTGCTGATGTTCTTTTAGAGAGAGGTCAATATCCCTACCATCTGTGTTTTGATAGCTTCTTTACAAGTGTCAAATTGATGTCAGCCTTGAAGAAGAAAGGGGTGAGGGCAACAGGAACAATTCGTGAGAACAGGACTGAAAAATGTCCCCTGATGAGTGCAGAACATAcgaaaaaaatgaagaaggggTATTTCGATTTCCGAGTAGAAGAAAATGATGAGATAATTTTGTGTCGTTGGCATGGTGATGGTATTATCAGTCTGTGCTCCAACGCTGTTGGCATAGAGCCAGTCAATGAGATATGTTGTTTTGCCGATGACAAGGAGATCCCTCAGATAAGTCAACCTTCCATAGTGAAACTGTATGATGAATGCAGGGAAGGCGTAGCTAAAATGGAacagatcatttccaaatatagGGTGAGAATAAGAGGCAAGAAATGGTACTCAGTTTTGGTGAGCTACATGATTGATGTAGCCATGAGCAATGCATGGCACCTGCACAGAGCCTGTAATCCAGGTGCTTCTCTAGAACTCGGGGATTTTCGGAGAGATGTTGCCCATTTCTACTTGGCGCATAATGCAAATATGTCAGATTAA